The following is a genomic window from Microvirga ossetica.
AGATGTCGTGGGCTTCGGTGGGTGGGTCGAAACTGAGCAGGGCGATCGCCGTAAAGAGATCAAGCTTGAGAGACATAGGCCGCTCTCCCTCATGATGGGCAGGCGGCGCTCGTCAGAGCGTCGGGAACGCTACTGCGGTCATTTTACTCCCGAATAAGGGTCCTGTCGCGCCCGCACCTAAAGCCGCGCGCAATTTCGCATAACCCTCAGTATGGAACAGGCGCTGGCGCAGCCGGTCTGGCCCGATCCAATAAGCCGTTGGCCCAAAGTAGCAAGGCATCCGGATTCTTTTCCGCTAACAATCCGGCTCCACGGACCGTGGGGGCAATCCCGGTGCCGAATCCGCTCGCCTGCAAGGCAGCCTGGCAAGAGCGCCAGCAGGCGGGCGGACTGCCTTTTCTCTCACCGGTCACATCGCCGATGCCGCGCTTCTACTTCGACCTTGTCTTGGGTGCTTTTCCCAACCGCGACGAGGTTGGTTACGAGATCGACAGCCTTCACATGGCCGAGATCGAGGCCCGGCGCACCGCGGGTGAGCTGACGCGGAACCGATTGCTCCAGGTGCAGGGTGCAACCTCCGAGGACATTCGGGTCGAGGTGAAGGATGAGCAGCGACAGCCGGTTCTCACCGTGACGGTCTCGATCCAGGTCGACCACGAGGCGCTGATGCCTTCATTGCGCATGTGACGATCAACCATGTCTGTCGATCATCTTAAGAAAGCTGCCGACTATCGCCGGCAGGCGCAGGAAATCCGGACCATTGTCGAGAAGATTGCGATCGACGAGGCCCGCGAGCAACTGCTTGAGGCGGCCGAGCACCTTGAGCAGCTCGCGCAGGAAGAGGAGCGCAAGGCTCACGCCAACGGCGCCCCGCCGGAGGACCTCGGGTAGGTCAGTCGATAAGACAATGAAAGCACATCCACGCAGTGCGGTCGTTTCAGCCCCGACAACCTTTTCTATTCATGGACGTGAGAAATAAACCGGGATCGATTGACCCATGAGCGATGATGATTTCGACGACTGGCTCGACCACCATCGGCCGTCTCCAACGACCGACAGGTTGGCTCATCTGCTCAGGTGGCTGGGCTTGTTCGGTGCAATAGGGCTGTTCGGCGTGGCGGTCCTAATGGCCAGAAAGTAGGCTCAAAAACCGCGCCGCGTTTTTCGCATAATCTCCAGTATGGAACGCGATTTGGAGATTTCGGAAGGTGTTCGTGCGGGCTTGTGGAATGCCGCGCAGCCTATTCAGTAAAACCGGCTCGGGAAGACGCCTCGGCGGGACTGCGAATCCTGGCGAATGCTGTCCTTAAAGCGAGCGGGTGAAGAGGGATCGGCGGCGCCACCTTCCGACCCCTCCTGCCCGGTCCCGAACACCAGGGGATTGCCGCATCTCCAAGGCGGAGAGACCATAGTCGGCTTTGAGGGTCCTGGCAGCAGGGCGATTATCCCACTCTTAGGACAACGGCCGGCAGTGGCTCATCTGCCGAGTGGGGCAGAGCGGTCAAAGGTCTGCAAATCCTTGCACCCGACGGCAAAGGAAGCGGTGACGCGCAAAAGGCCTCATGAATCTTCATGCCAATGGGATCCGGCGCTCTGTCTGGCATGTGTCGCAACCACACGATGGTCCGGAGTGGGTCAAACTCGGTAGGAGCAAACGTTCGAACGAAAGTCCGCTCATCCCAGCAGTGCGGAAGTACGGCTAAGGTCAGCCCCGTGCCAGGAGCAGTCCTTCGCTCTGCTTTCTATCCCCCTCCCCTTGCTTTCATGGCGTGACGCGCACAGCACCGGTCCAGAAGGCGGGTTATTGCATCCGCTTAACCGCCGGCAGCCTATAGGACCCATCGAGTACCGGCGTCTCCGGCCCGTAGAAGCGCATGGTGAGATTGAAGGGGCCGGACGGCGCGGGCAGCCAGTTCGAGGTGTCGGCCGGGCGTTCCTTCTGGATCAGGATCGTCAGCGACCCGTCCGCGTCCGGCTTCAGTCCCTCCGTCATGCTGCCGAAACTGTAGCGACCGAAGTCGTTTTCCACGAACAGCATGTCGGAGCCGTACATCGCCACGTTCCAGAACACCGAGACGGGCGGCA
Proteins encoded in this region:
- a CDS encoding DUF6894 family protein, with amino-acid sequence MPNPLACKAAWQERQQAGGLPFLSPVTSPMPRFYFDLVLGAFPNRDEVGYEIDSLHMAEIEARRTAGELTRNRLLQVQGATSEDIRVEVKDEQRQPVLTVTVSIQVDHEALMPSLRM